A segment of the Candidatus Glassbacteria bacterium genome:
TGGCGAGCAGGATACCGTTCAGGCAGGCGTTGAAAGACCAGGTTCTGGTTGTTGACGGGGCGATGGGGACGCAGATTTACGCCCACGGGGTGCATCTCAGCCGCTGTTTCGACGAGATAAACCTGTCGAACCCCTACCTGATCAGCAAGATCCACCACGATTATATCGATGCCGGGGCGCGGGTGATCGAGACCAATACGTTCGGTGCCAGCCGGGTCAAGCTCGACCGTTACACCCTGGGCGACAGGATCGGCGAGGTGATCGCCGCCGGCTGCAAGCTGGCGCTCGACGCCGCCAGGGACACCGGGGTCTGGGTCTACGTGGCCGGCTCGATAGGTCCCCTCGGCTTGCGCCTGGACCACAAGGAGGGTATCTCCGCGGCCGAGGCCGGCGAGGCTTTCGAAGAGCAGGCGGGCCTGCTGCTTGAGAACGGGGTCGATCTGCTGATACTCGAAACATTTGGTGACCCGGCAGAACTTGAGTTGGCCCTGGCTTCGGCGCGAAAAGCGAGCAGTGATTTACCGGTGGTCGTCAGCGCGGTGTTCGACGAAAAAGTGCTGGTGCAGGGCCGCACCCCGGAAGAGTTGCTAAAGATGCTGCTGCCCCACAAACCCGACGCGGCGGGGCTCAACTGCCGCCTCAGTATCGACAGGATGCTGCCGGTCCTGGAGCGGATGCACCGGGCGGCCGGGATCCCGCTGATCGCCATGGCCGACGCCGGCCAGAGCAGGGTGGTCGAGGACCGGGATATCTATATCAGCACCCCGGAGTTCGTGGCCGAGCATGCCCGCCGCGCGATCCAGGGCGCGGGCGTGAAAATGATCGGCGGTTGCTGCGGCACCAATCCCGCCCATATCCGGGCGATCGCAGCCACGGTGCGGATGCTCCAGCCGGGCGCGGGCAAGATCGTGGTCACCGAACGCGCCGTCGGAGGTGACGGCGGCCCGAAAGTAGAACTTACTCCCTGGCAGGAGAAAACCCCGTTTGCGGCCAAGCTGGCCGCAGGGAAATTTGTCAGCAGCGTGGAGATCAGGCCGCCCAGGGGGCTTGACGACAGCGGGATCACCGGGGCGCTCGCGGGCCTGGCCGCGGCGGGAGTGGATGCGATGAATATCCCCGACGGTCCCCGCGCTACCGCACGCATGCACCCGGTGCATATCGCCAGCCGGCTCAACACCGAGCCGGACAGGATCGAGGTGATAGTCCACTACACTTGCCGCGACCGCAACCTGCTGGGCATGCAGGCCGACCTGCTGGGCGCCTGGAAACTCGGTCAGCGCAATATCCTGGCGGTCACCGGCGATCCGCCCAAGCTGGGCGATTACCCGGACGCCACCGCCGTGTTCGATGTGGATTCTATCGGGCTGATCGGCATCCTCAACCGGCTTAACCACGGCGAGGACCTGGCCGGCCGTCCCCTCGGTGAGCCGACCTGTTTCCTGATCGGTGCGGGCTGCAACCCGGCCGCAATTGATCCGGGCAGGGAGGTCGAGCGGCTGTGGGCCAAAATCGAAGCCGGGGCGGAGTACGTGTTCACCCAGCCGGTGTTCGAGCAGGAGCTGCTGGACAGTTTCCTGCACAAAGCCGGCAAGCTGCCCGTGCCCGTGCTGGCCGGCTACTACCCGCTCTACAGCTTCAACAACGCCGAGTTCCTGCACAACGAGGTGCCGGGGATGACGATCCCGGACCATGTCCGCGCCCGGATGAAAGCGGCAAAGTCCAAGGAAGCGGCCCGGCGGACCGGGGTGGAGATCGCCCGCGAGGCCCTGGAGTCGATTCACACCCGGGTGCAGGGCGCTTATATCATGCCCCCGTTCGACAAGTGGGAGCTGGCCGTGGCCGTGCTGGAGGGCTTTATCGACAAGCCGGCCGCGGCCGCGGTGAAACAGGAGGCGGCCAATGAGTAAAATCGAAACGAAAAAAATGACGCCCGAAGAGGCCCGCAAGCTGGGGATCGACTCCTGGAGCCGCTGGGAATGCGGGCCGTCGACTTTCGACTGGTGCTACCCCGACACGGAAACCGCCTACGTGTTCGAGGGCGACGTGATTGTCACCACGCCGGATGGGGAGACTCATATCACCGGCGGAATGCTGGTCACGTTCCCGGCGGGCCTGAGCTGCACCTGGGAGGTGCGGGAGAAGATCAGCAAGGTGTATACGTTCGGTTTAAGCGAAAAATAAAAGTCCGCAACAAGATGTAATCGATTGACATTGCCCGCCTTAGGGGATTATCTATCAAACAGGGCATGTAAAGTTGAGGAAAGAGGGTTATTTCCTTGACTGATCGCTTGCTTCGGCTTAGAATATCATTGGTGCATGTAAGTCATGCATGATATGTATGGCAAATGCACCAGCGGTTCCCGATAACCCACAGGAAAGCGCAGGCCATGAGACTCCGCTCTGTCGAAATTAACGGCTTCAAATCGTTCTCTAGCAAGGTCACTCTCCAGTTCCCGACCGGGATTACCGCTATTGTCGGGCCCAACGGCTGCGGCAAGACCAACGTGATCGAATCGATCCGCTGGGTGCTGGGTGAGCAGAACGCCAGGGCCCTGCGCGGCGAGCGGATGGAAGAGGTGATCTTCAACGGAACCGCCCAGAAAAAACCGCTGGGGATGGCCGAGGTGCGACTTAATTTCGACGACCCCGAGCGGACGATGGGCCTGGAGGGCGAGGAATTCACGATCGGCCGCCAGATTTTCCGCTCCGGCGAGAGCAACTATATGATCAACAGGAATCCCTGCCTTCTCAAGGACGTCCAGGACCTGTTCATGGACACCGGCATGGGCAGCAACGCCTACTCGATGATCGAGCAGAAGATGGTCGAGGCGATCCTCTCGGAACGCGCCGAGGAACGCCGCTTCCTGTTCGAGGAGGCCGCCGGGATCCAGAAATACAAGCAGCGCCGCCGGTTCGCGATGCGCAAGCTCGAGGCCACCGAGGGCGACCTGCAGCGGATCGAGGACATTGTCGGCGAGGTCCAGCGCTCGGTCAACAGCCTGGGACGCCAGGTCAGCAAGGCCCGCCGGTATAAGAAACTGAGCGGGAAACTGCGCCGGGTGGCGGTGACCCTGGCCTGCGATGAGCTGGCGCGTCTCGGCAAGGAAGAGGAACCGCTGTCCGCCCGCCTGGAAGAACTCCGCGACCGGATTGCCGGCCTCAGCGCCCGCGAGGCTACCCTGGCAGCGCGCAGCGAGGAACTCCACGCCAATATCAACCACCGCCGCAACGAGGCGGAACAGGTGTTCTCAGCCCTCGGCGAGTTGAACCGGAAAATCCGGGAGGCCGAGGACGAGCAGACCGTGATCGGCGAGAAGAAAATCGCCGGACGTCAGTGGATCGAGGAGAGCGGCGGCAGGCTCGAAAGCTTGCGGGAAAATATCGACAAGCGCACTCAAGAACTCGAGGAGCACTCCGCCCGTCTGGAGGCACTCCGCCGCGAGGTGGCAGTCTGTGAGGAAGAGCACGCCGTGGCCCGTCGCCGGGCCGTGGAAAAACGCGAGCAGACCGAGGCGGCCCGCAGCCGGCTGGCCGCGATCCAGGCCGAACGTGAGAGTCTGATGCAGCGCGTGGCGGCCTCCGGCAGCAAGGCAGAGGCCCTGGCCGATGCCGCCGCCTACGAGCAGAACCGCGCTGCGAGCGCGAAAGAGCGTGCGGCGGAACTTGAAACGCAGTTGGCCGAGGCGGTAAAAAAACTCGAAGACGCGCGCAAGTTGGAGCAGGGGACCGTCGAAAACCTGAAAGCCGGCAGGGCCGCAATCGATGAGAAGGCCGGGGAACTGGACCGGCTGCGCGGGGAAATCGATTCCCTCAAAGAGAAGCTGTCCGCGGCCGGGGTCCGTCGCGACCGCCTGAGCGCCGAGAGTGAACTGCTCGAGCGTCTGCAGCGGGAGATGGAGGGGTTCGGCGAGGGTGTGCGGGAACTGCTGTCCGGCAACAGCAGTCCCGAGGGTCTGGAAACGGTCGCCGCCGAGGTGTTCACCACCGATTCCCGCTACGAGTGCGCCGTCGAGGCGGCGCTGGGAATGCGCCTGCAGAGTATTATCACCCGTGACACCGATGCCATGCTGCAGGCTATCGGTAAGCTCCGCGACTCGGGCGGCGGCGTGGCCACGTTTATCAGCCGCGACCTGGTCAACGGTTACCGGGGCAACGGCCTGCGTCCGGCTGGAGAAGTGGTGGCATTCTGCGAGGAAGTTGTCAGTTGCGATCCCGCCTACGAATTCCTCCGCAAGCTGCTGTTCGGCGGCGTGGCGATAGTCGAGAACCTGGAAGCGGCAATCGCCCTGCAGAAGCAAAACGACAAGCCTCTTCACCTGGTGACCCTGAACGGCGAAACCATACAGGACTACGCTGTCTCGGGCGGAGACGTGTCGGGTAAGCAAGCCGGGACCGCGCTGTTGACGCGTAAGCGGCGGATCGAGGAGATCGAGGCGGAGCTGGCGACAGCGTTGGCCGAGGTTGAGCAGTTGCAGAGTGATCTCGACGCCGGACAGGATACCTGCCGTCAGGCCGTGGAGGAGCGCGACCGCCTCGGGCAACAGCGGGCCGAGCTGGAGGAGGAGCTTGGCCGCCTGCGTTCGGAAAGCACCCGTCTGGAGCTGGATGCCGGCGCAGTGCGCACTGAAGGGGATTCCGCGGCCGGCCAGGCGACCCAGGCGCTGGAAAAATCGTCACAGCTGGCCGCAGAGCGCAGTGACCTGTTGGAGAAAGGTAAGGCGGCGCAAACCGAGCTGGCCAGTTACGAGCAAAAAATAGAGGATTCCCGCAGTAGCGTGGAGAGTGCGGAGCAGGTCCGTCAGGAGGACGGCGAGAACCTTCAGGAAGTGGGTATGCGCCTTACCGAGCGGCGCACCAGGCTGGGGGAACTGGAGAACAGTTACAGCCTGCTGGAACGGGAACACCGCACGGCGTCCGGTGAGTCGGAACGCCTGGAGCAGGAACTAGCGGGCCGGCATGAATTGCTGGCTCAACTGGACGCGCGCGAGGAAGAACTAAAGGCGCAACTTGACGAATCTTTCGGCAGACGGCAGGGGCTGCTCAAGGAGAGGGACGCCCACGAGCAGGGACTCAGCGGACTCCAGGCCGAGATTGGCGAGATCGACGGGACCCTGAACTCCATCCGCCGCGAACGCGAGCAGGCCAACGAGGACCGTCACCAACGGGAGCTGGAGCTGGAGCGGATCAACTCGCGTCGCTCATCGATTACCGAGCGCGTGCACGACAATTTCGGCCTCGCCATGGACAACCTGCCCGTCGATTTCGAATATTTCCCCAACGAGGAGGAGGCCGCCGGGCAGGAGACAGCCGACGCCGGACTGGTGGAAGAACTGCAGGAAAAGGTCCGCAAACTGGGACCGGTCAATGTGCTGGCAATCGAGGAATACGACCAGGAAAAAGAGCGTCTCGATTTCCTGACCAGGCAGCGCGACGACCTGGTGAGTGCACGCTCCAGCCTGCTCAAGCTGATCGAGGAAATCAACAGGACCGCCCGCGAGCGTTTTCTCGATACGTTCGCCAAGGTGCAGAACAATTTCCAGGATATCTTCACGTCGCTCTTCGAGGGCGGACAGGCGCATATCAGTCTGGCCGACGAGGACGATCCGCTGGAAAGCCCGATCGAGGTGATCGCCCGTCCGCGCGGCAAGAAGATGCTGGGCCTGAACTTGCTCTCCGGCGGTGAAAAAGCGCTGACTGCCCTGGCTCTGCTGTTCGCGATCTATACGGTCAAGCCATCGCCGTTCTGTATTCTCGACGAGGCTGACGCCCCGTTGGATGACGCCAATATCGACCGCTTTCTGACCATCATCCGCCGCTACGCGCGCAACACCCAGTTCATCATCGTTACCCACAACAAGCGGACCATGGAGTTCGCCGACTGCCTTTATGGTGTGACAATGCAGGATGCGGGTGTTTCCAAAGTAGTTTCCGTGAGCCTGTCGCAGGTGGGCGAGGGCGGACGGATCGAGCAGCCCGAACATCAACCCGTGGGCTGACGGCCACTCAGTAAAATCCGCTGAAACTTTTTCCCCGAAATCCGGTTTGACAATTTGTAAGCCGGTATATGCAGTTGTCTTTCCCGAATCCAAAATGTAACCTTTTAAATTTCAGTATGTTATAACAAACATATTGCGTCTTTTGCGATTTTGATTTATTATTGTCAATTCTGTCCAGACTCCATCATCCCGAGGGACCGCACTTGGGCATCATGCCGAAAGTAGTCAAGGGCTTCAAAGAAGAAACCAGCACAATCAGCTATCCCGAGGCAATCGATGAGGCGGGACGCTGCTATTTATGCCACGACGCCCCCTGCCGCGAAGCCTCGCCCGTGCTGACCGATGTGGCCGGGTTTATCTCCCGGATGCGTTCGCGAAATTTCCGCGGCGCCTTGCGGCTGATCAAGGAAACCAATTTATTCCCCGGAATCACCTGCAGGGTCAGCCCGTACGATGAGCAGGGCGAGGCGGCCTGCCTGCATAGAAAATATGGCGGACCGGTCAGGATCGCCGAGCTGGAGCGGGTGCTGGCCGACTACGACCGCAAATCCAAACGGCCCTACCTTCCCGAGGTGCCCGAAAGTATCGGCAAGAACGTGGCCATTGTCGGCAGCGGCCCCACGGGACTGAGCGCGGCGGCGGAGCTGGTGCTCAACGGCTGCAAGGTGATTATCTACGAGGCGGCCAGGGTAGCCGGCGGCGTATTTACCAAAGGTGTGCCCAGTTACCTGATCAGTGATGAGGTGATCGACCACGAAGTCGGCAGCGTGCTGTCGCTGGGGGTCGACCTGGTCACCGGGATCAATGCCGGGGAGAGTATCAACCTCACCAGCATAAAGCAGAGTTTCGACGCCCTGCTGCTGACAATCGGGATGGGCCGGGCCAAACGCCTGGATCTCGAAAGCTGCAAGAAAGCGGGTATTTTCACCGGCGTGGAAATTCTGGAGTCGATGAAACTCAAGGAAAAAAGACTGCGGCTGGGCGAGAAGATTTTGATCGTCGGCGGCGGCAATGTCAGTATGGATGCGGCGGCCGCTCTGCTCAAGCTCGAGATCGAGGGAGTGACCGTGATCTACCGCCGCGACCGGGAGCAGATGCCGGTGTTCGAGTCCAGGTTCAACATGGCCCGGCACAACGGGATGAAAATCATGTACCGCACGGTCCTGGAAAAGATCAAATGCAATGATCTGGGAATAATCGAGAGCGTCGTGCTGAAGAAGACCGAACTGAAGGAAAAGGACGAGGGCAAGGTGGTGGCGGAAGTGATTTCTGGCAGCGAGTTCGAAATGGAAGCCGACACGGTGATCTACGCTATCGGCCAGCAGCTCGACCGGGACCTGGTGGACCAGTTCAGTCTCGAAACCGGCGGGGACGGCAGGATCAAGGTAAAGCCGGAAACAAACCAGACGAGCGACCCGTTTATTTATGCGGCCGGAAGCTGTGTCGAACGGATAAACACGATCACCACCGCAATTGCCAAGGGACAACAGGTTGCGCGCAAATTGGTGCGCAACATGCTGGAAGAAGATAACCGAAAGTAACCATCCCGCACACCGTCGCGCCGCGCCGGAGTGTTCTCTCACCAGGAAACAGTCATGGACGTCAATCTCAAGGTCAAGTTCTGCGGTGTAAATCTTGTCAACCCGTTTATCGTTTCACAGGTGCCGCCAAACGGTGAGTTGGAAACGATTAAATCCCAACTCGCTGCCGGTTGGGGAGGTGTCCTGCTGCGCAGCGCGAGCCTGAATGTCGATCCCAAAAAGCAGACAGCCGCCAAGATGCGCCAGAACGCCCCGCTCTACCGGGGGGTTGACTACGAGGAAAAGAGGGCTATCGACCTGGGATGGATCGAACCCGAGGTGCCGATGACGGTCGAGGAGGCCGAGTCGGTGATCGGCATCCTGAAAGAGGAGTACCCGGACCGGACCGTGATCGGCTCGATGGTGGGCCGCAGCCGCGATGAGTGGTTGAAAGTCAGCCGCCGCCTGAGCCAGGCCGGAGCCGATATTATCGAGTGCGACTTTTCGATTCCAGCCGAGGAAGAAAACCCGGTTGGTCCCCGGATTGCCGACGATATCAGGCTGATGGAAAAAGCGGCCCGTTATGTGCGCGGGGGAGCGCGCAATACGCCGATCATGTTTAAAATTCCCGGCATGCTCGATGAGAAGGAACAGGTGGTGGATGTGCTAAAGGCGGCCGACGCCGAGGGAATTAACCTGTTCTACGAGCCGAAAGGTGTGCCGGGGATCAACCTGACCAACTTCGTCCCCTTCCCCAACGTGGGGGCCAAGAGCACGCTCAGCGTGATGGGCGGTTCCGGGACCAAGCCATATACGCTCGGAGTGCTGGCCGAATGGGGCAAGATCAACAAGGGACTGGACGTTTCAGCGCTGGGCGGGGCCTATGACTGGCGCGACTGCGTGGAGTATATCCTGATGGGCGCGCGGCTGATCCAGTTCCACGGGGCCGTGCTGCAGCGCGGCGTGCGCCTGGTTGACGACCTCCACAGCGGTGTGGGCGACTACCTGAACGAGAAAATGGTCTCCTCGCTCGACAAGCTGGTGGGTAAAAGCCTGCCGTTTTTCACCACTCCCGACAAGCTCCCCAGGAGCGGGCGCGTGGTTGCGGCTATCGATGACAAGGTCTGTATCCGCTGCGGCATCTGCTATCAGGCCTGCGAGAACCTGGGCTACCACGCGATCAGTCTCAACAACCAGCGCAAACCGTCGATCGACAAGAAGAATTGCATGGGCGACGGCCTGTGCGTGGCCTCGTGCCCGGTGTTCAACTGCATGAGCCTGCGACGGGTGTCATCCAAGTAGCGCACCCTGCCTGGTGTCACGTCGCTCCAGTTCCTGGTCTATCATCCGCACGGTTTCCCGCTTGCCGCCTCCGCACCAGCGTGGCCCCAGCAGACGGTTTCCCTGGATGTCGACCGCCAGCCGCTGAACCACCACCTCCGGCGGCAGCCGTTCCAGGAAATCGCAGACCAGACCGACATACTCCTCCTGCTCGAGCAGTTTAACCTCACCAGTGCGCCAGCTTTCAGCCAGCGCCGTAGCTTCCATCACGTGCAGGCAATGCAGTTTCACGGACTCCACACCGGAACTCGCCAGCAGCTTCGCCGTGGCCATCATCTGTTCCCGGCCCTCTCCCGGCAGGCCCAGGATGACGTGGGCGCAGACCGGCAGACCGCGCGACCGGGCGCGCTCCACGGCTGAGGCGAAATCCGCCACGGTATGGCCCCGGTTGATTTTGCGCAGGGTCCGGTCGCTGGCTGACTGGAGACCTAGTTCGAGCCAGGTCAGGTGGCGGTCGCGGTAGGAAGCCACCAGATCGAGTACATCCTCACCGGTGCAGTCCGGGCGGGTGGAGATAAACAGCCCGACGATTTCCGGGAACTCCAGGATGACATCGTATGTCGATTTTAAGCTCTCGAGCGGGGCGTGAGTATTACTGTAGGCCTGAAAGTAGGCGATAAATTTTTCCGCTTCGAATCTGCGTCCCATGTGCGCGATTCCGTCGCGCAGCTGCGTTTCCAGCGGAGGAGGAGCATCTTTCCGGCTGGTGTAGTGGCTGAAACTTTCGTTCTCGCAATACGAGCATCCGCCGGTGCCGCAGGTCCCGTCACGGTTAGGGCAGGTGAACCCGGCATCCAGGCCGATTTTATGCACCCGGCAGCCGAATATGTCGTGGAGGTAGGCGGAAAACGTGCGGTATCTTTTTTCGCTGTGAGGGTTGGCTGGCATAGGAATCGCCCGGAGAGTGTCAGGCGGGTGGCGACGGCGCTCCGGCTTCCTGCCCGGCCCGTTCGGAGCGGCCCTCGCGCTCGATAACCATGGCCCGGACACCGAGGTTGAACATCCTGTTGCGCAGGAACACGGCCTGCTCCTCGTTTTCGAACGCTCCCGAATAAAGGCGGTAGACCGGCGGACTTAGCGAGTCCTCGCGGGCCAGTTGGACCATGTAGGTGGGGATGAAATTGCTTTCCAGCCTGTCCATCACCGCCTGCAGCGAGTCCGGGTTGTGGGCCTCGGCAACCATCAAGGTCAACGGTGTGTGACGGGTGATTACGTCCTCGCCGCCGCTGGTGGGAATTCCTGCCTGACGAAGCGCCTGGCGCACGTCCTGGAAAGCCGTATCGCCCCTGCCGGCCGACTCGTACATCCCGACGTAAAGACGGTTCCAGTTGCCCAGGCTGTCCAGTTCCAGCGGCACTACATAGACGGTTTCCAGGCCGGACTGGCGCAGTCTGTCGCGGGCGGCCAGCGCATGCGGCAGATAACGGTAGGAGCCTATCTGGATTGAGTATCCCAGCTTGTCGTATACCGGCGCAGGGGGGATTCTGCTCAGTGAGTCAGCGAGTGCGGCGCTGTCGGCGGCTGCCTGGGCCGCGGCCCGTTCCCGCTCACGTTGCTCGGCGACTCCGGGGATAAAACTCGCCAGGCCGCTCAAGGCGGGGACATCGCGCACAAGTGTACTGACATATCCCTGTTTCCAGACGAAAAACAAGCCGAAACCCATAACCAGCAGGATGGTTACCAGCACCAGCGGCCTGCCGCGAGGCTTTGATTTCTTCTTCTTTTTCTTTTTAGCGGCGGCAGCGACCGGAGCCGCCCCGTCGACTTCGTCCAGTTCGTCGAGCGTGATGCCGCCATCGAGGTCATCTATCGCATCCGCGCTGGCAAGCAGTTCGTCCAGTTCATCGTCATCCGGTACGTCCGGCCCATCGCCTTCACCACCGGCAACCGCATCAGCGGGTTTCTCCTCGGCAGTTTCGGCGGCGGCTTCTTCTCCCGCGGCTTCTTCGCCGGCTTCCGCGGCCGGTTCAGCTTCTGCTCCAGTTTCGGCGGCGGCTTCTTCTCCCGCAGCTTCTTCGCCGGCTTCCACGGCCGGTTCAGCTTCTGCTCCAGGTTCGGCGGCGGCTTTTTCTCCCGCGGCTTCTTCGCCGGCTTCCGCGGCTGGTTCAGCTTCAGATTCGGCCGCCGGTTCCTCGGGCACCTCATCCAGTTCGGCCCCGGTTTCCTCATCGGCAGTCCCGGCGGCTTCCGCTTTTTCGGGAGCTTCAGCCTCGACAGCTTCTGTTTCCTCCTCGGCGGCTTCCGCTGCCTCCGCTCCGGCCTCTGCAGCTTCCGCTTCATCTGCCGCCCCGGCACTTGCCTCATCGAGAGGCTCCAGGTCATCGACTTCGAGTTCCTCGAGTTCCTCGGGCTTCAGTTCCTCGACCTCATCGATATCCTCTCTCTCCGCTTCGGCTTCAACCACCACCTCGGCAACAGCCTCATCCTCGACAGCTTCCCCGGCAGGCAGGTCCTCAGTTTCCGGGATTTCCTCCGCATCGAGTTCCCCGGCGGGAGCCTCTTCCGGTTGATCCGGTTCCTCTGTGGTTTCCTGCTGGTCGTCCGCACCGACAACCGCCGGTTCAGCCTCTGCTTCCCCGCCTGTGTCCCCGGTATCCTCGGCCAGTTCGCCTTCGCCCAGCGGATCGGTGTCCAGTTCGAGATCCGGTTCGGCGTCTTTCGGCTGGTCGGCGGTCTCGAGGAATTTATCGATCAGCACCTGCGCTTCCCCGTTCAGTTCGCTGCCCGTTTCAGCTGCGACCTGTTTTTCCTCCGCCGGCGGTTCAATGTCCTCATCGTCGAGTTCTTCATCAGTGAACAAAGCCTCGGCGTCAATTTCAGCCTCGGTATCTTCCGCTGATTCCGCGGCATCGGTTTCTTCCGTGACACCTTCCGCCAGAGCAGCTACCGCATCTTCGGGTTCCGCTTCTTCAGTCTCCCCGGATGGTTCTTCATCTGCGGCCGGAATTTCAGCAGCCTCTTCGACCGGTTCATCCTCAGCCGCCGGAGACTGCTCCGGCTCGTCGGGCGTTCCAGGTGCCGCCGCAACAGTTTCTTCCGGTTCCACGGCAGGCGTTTCGTCCGTTTCCTCCCCGGCCTCTTCGGTAACGTCATCCGCCAGAACCGGCGCTCCTGTTTCCGCGTCCTGTACGGCTGCTTCTTCCGCATCAGGCGGTTGTTCAGTACCGTCCTGTACTTGCCCATCTATCTCGCTCAGGTCCGGCAGCCGGCCTAACTCGACCGGAGCCGCTTCGATGCTTGCAGTCTCAGCCGGGGCTTTCTCGTCGTCGTCAAGAAACAGCAGTTCCTCAGGCAGGTATATTTCTTCGTCGTCCTCGTCGGCGGTCTGTCCGCTCCCGGCCAGTTCACCCTCGGACGGCTCGCTCAGGCCGGGCAGCTTGCCGCTGTCGAAAGTATCGGGTTTACCGGAGTCATCCTGGATATCGTCCAGCGGTTGCGATCCCGGCATTTTCTCCGCAGCCAGTGAAACATCCTCGGCGCTGAGTTGAGTCGGTTCCGCACCGGGGTGCTCATCGGGGACCACGTCCGCCGATTCTTCGGCGTCTAAATCTTCGCTAACCGGCGCCTCGACAAGAGTTTCATCCGTAGTCCGAGGTTCTGGAGTTTGTTCCGCATCCGCAAGCTGAGTGGGTGTTTCCCCGGTAAGGGTCTCGGGTTCCTCTGCAGAATCCTCCAGTTCCGGTTCTTCCTCTACCGGCGGCTCCGAATCGACCCAGACGAATCTCATCTCGGAACTCTCCGGCAGGCTGGCGGCCATTTTTTCCAGGATAGCGGGAAGACCCTGCTGGGCCTGTTGATCGAGGCGGCCGGAGAAAATCATCACCCTGTCGGCTTTGCCCAGAGCCGCCAGCGAAGAGAACTTGTCCGCCGGCGGTCCGAGCAGGATCACTGTACCGCTTTCCGTCCCGGCCGCCAGCTCATCGATCAGGCTGTCCCAACCGCTGCCGGAGTAGATTTCGCCGGCGCGGGGGGTGAACGTGCCCGGAGCGAGGATTTTCAGTGAACTGTCGGAGGAGCTTTGGGAGAGAATCCGGTCAGGACTGACCCCGTAGAGGAAATGGTCGCTCAAACCCTCGCCGCCCGTGTGGCCCAGCAACCCGGTATGTGGTTCGGCGATATCCATGTCCACCACGACATTTTCGCCGCCTGTGGTGGCGATACCGCGGAAGGCGTTTTCGAGGGATTGGCGGGCAGCGGGAGAGGAGTTGAGCGGCAGCAGAGCGATAACCCTGGCATTACCGGTCGCCTGCACTCCGGCCGCGGCCAGTTCATCCTGATCGGCAGCGGACCAGGCATGCTC
Coding sequences within it:
- a CDS encoding bifunctional homocysteine S-methyltransferase/methylenetetrahydrofolate reductase, producing MASRIPFRQALKDQVLVVDGAMGTQIYAHGVHLSRCFDEINLSNPYLISKIHHDYIDAGARVIETNTFGASRVKLDRYTLGDRIGEVIAAGCKLALDAARDTGVWVYVAGSIGPLGLRLDHKEGISAAEAGEAFEEQAGLLLENGVDLLILETFGDPAELELALASARKASSDLPVVVSAVFDEKVLVQGRTPEELLKMLLPHKPDAAGLNCRLSIDRMLPVLERMHRAAGIPLIAMADAGQSRVVEDRDIYISTPEFVAEHARRAIQGAGVKMIGGCCGTNPAHIRAIAATVRMLQPGAGKIVVTERAVGGDGGPKVELTPWQEKTPFAAKLAAGKFVSSVEIRPPRGLDDSGITGALAGLAAAGVDAMNIPDGPRATARMHPVHIASRLNTEPDRIEVIVHYTCRDRNLLGMQADLLGAWKLGQRNILAVTGDPPKLGDYPDATAVFDVDSIGLIGILNRLNHGEDLAGRPLGEPTCFLIGAGCNPAAIDPGREVERLWAKIEAGAEYVFTQPVFEQELLDSFLHKAGKLPVPVLAGYYPLYSFNNAEFLHNEVPGMTIPDHVRARMKAAKSKEAARRTGVEIAREALESIHTRVQGAYIMPPFDKWELAVAVLEGFIDKPAAAAVKQEAANE
- a CDS encoding cupin domain-containing protein, which encodes MSKIETKKMTPEEARKLGIDSWSRWECGPSTFDWCYPDTETAYVFEGDVIVTTPDGETHITGGMLVTFPAGLSCTWEVREKISKVYTFGLSEK
- the smc gene encoding chromosome segregation protein SMC — translated: MHQRFPITHRKAQAMRLRSVEINGFKSFSSKVTLQFPTGITAIVGPNGCGKTNVIESIRWVLGEQNARALRGERMEEVIFNGTAQKKPLGMAEVRLNFDDPERTMGLEGEEFTIGRQIFRSGESNYMINRNPCLLKDVQDLFMDTGMGSNAYSMIEQKMVEAILSERAEERRFLFEEAAGIQKYKQRRRFAMRKLEATEGDLQRIEDIVGEVQRSVNSLGRQVSKARRYKKLSGKLRRVAVTLACDELARLGKEEEPLSARLEELRDRIAGLSAREATLAARSEELHANINHRRNEAEQVFSALGELNRKIREAEDEQTVIGEKKIAGRQWIEESGGRLESLRENIDKRTQELEEHSARLEALRREVAVCEEEHAVARRRAVEKREQTEAARSRLAAIQAERESLMQRVAASGSKAEALADAAAYEQNRAASAKERAAELETQLAEAVKKLEDARKLEQGTVENLKAGRAAIDEKAGELDRLRGEIDSLKEKLSAAGVRRDRLSAESELLERLQREMEGFGEGVRELLSGNSSPEGLETVAAEVFTTDSRYECAVEAALGMRLQSIITRDTDAMLQAIGKLRDSGGGVATFISRDLVNGYRGNGLRPAGEVVAFCEEVVSCDPAYEFLRKLLFGGVAIVENLEAAIALQKQNDKPLHLVTLNGETIQDYAVSGGDVSGKQAGTALLTRKRRIEEIEAELATALAEVEQLQSDLDAGQDTCRQAVEERDRLGQQRAELEEELGRLRSESTRLELDAGAVRTEGDSAAGQATQALEKSSQLAAERSDLLEKGKAAQTELASYEQKIEDSRSSVESAEQVRQEDGENLQEVGMRLTERRTRLGELENSYSLLEREHRTASGESERLEQELAGRHELLAQLDAREEELKAQLDESFGRRQGLLKERDAHEQGLSGLQAEIGEIDGTLNSIRREREQANEDRHQRELELERINSRRSSITERVHDNFGLAMDNLPVDFEYFPNEEEAAGQETADAGLVEELQEKVRKLGPVNVLAIEEYDQEKERLDFLTRQRDDLVSARSSLLKLIEEINRTARERFLDTFAKVQNNFQDIFTSLFEGGQAHISLADEDDPLESPIEVIARPRGKKMLGLNLLSGGEKALTALALLFAIYTVKPSPFCILDEADAPLDDANIDRFLTIIRRYARNTQFIIVTHNKRTMEFADCLYGVTMQDAGVSKVVSVSLSQVGEGGRIEQPEHQPVG
- a CDS encoding NAD(P)-binding protein; this encodes MPKVVKGFKEETSTISYPEAIDEAGRCYLCHDAPCREASPVLTDVAGFISRMRSRNFRGALRLIKETNLFPGITCRVSPYDEQGEAACLHRKYGGPVRIAELERVLADYDRKSKRPYLPEVPESIGKNVAIVGSGPTGLSAAAELVLNGCKVIIYEAARVAGGVFTKGVPSYLISDEVIDHEVGSVLSLGVDLVTGINAGESINLTSIKQSFDALLLTIGMGRAKRLDLESCKKAGIFTGVEILESMKLKEKRLRLGEKILIVGGGNVSMDAAAALLKLEIEGVTVIYRRDREQMPVFESRFNMARHNGMKIMYRTVLEKIKCNDLGIIESVVLKKTELKEKDEGKVVAEVISGSEFEMEADTVIYAIGQQLDRDLVDQFSLETGGDGRIKVKPETNQTSDPFIYAAGSCVERINTITTAIAKGQQVARKLVRNMLEEDNRK